The nucleotide window GCAAATACGTCTTTTAAAGAAAAAGATTTGTACACAGTCAATAATTTAAGAATGTATGAATCGTTGCTGCATTGGAGTTTTGAAAAAGAGATACCTCTTAAGAGAATTGATTTAATCTGGAAAAAAGTATGGATTAACAGAAATTTAAATGATAAAAAATTGAATTCTGATTTGGGTTTTTGGTTTTCAAATGTTTTAAACTACCCTTCCTTATTACTGTTAAAGAGGGGTTATAAAACGTTCCCAATTTTTAGAAGATTAAAAATATGAAGTTTTAAAGATGCCGGATAAATTAATTTCAATCATTATACCAGTTTATAATAGAGCACTTTTAATTGGTGAAACCTTAAATAGTGTTTTGGAGCAATCTTATTCAAATTGGGAATGCCTTATCATTGATGACGGAAGTAAGGATAATACCAATGAAGTCGTAAAAACTTATGTCGAAAAAGATAAGCGTTTTCACTATTATAAAAGACCTGACACATATAATATCGGAGGAAACGGTGCAAGGAATTATGGTTTAGAAGTTTCAAAAGGATTATTTGTACAGTTTTTGGATTCTGATGACCTCTTAGCAAAAAACAAATTGGAATCACAGATGACCGTCCTTTTGAAACAGCAGTCGGATTACTATCTAATTTCCTGTAAATGGGAATATTTTAAAGATAAAAACACGGTAATTCAATTTAATAAGAAAGAGGATTACAAGATTTTTGAATCCCCAAAGAATTATTTTGACTTGATAGGGAAAATAGGTGGTTTTTTTCCTCCACATTGTTTTTTAATTCCTAAAAAGCTCATTGAAAAAAGTGGTTTTTGGAATGAAGATTTATTAAAAAGCCAAGATGCAGAATTTTTTTTCCGGGTCATTTCAAATTCGCGAAAAATACTATTTGACGAAAATACTTATGTTTTGTACAGACAGTCATTACACCAAAATGTAAGTATGCTCAACTCTTTAAACAAAGCGAAAAGCCTAATTAACTGCTGGAAAATTATAGAAGCTCTTTACATAGCAAAATTTCCGGACGATGAAGAAAATTTGTACGTTAATAAAAAGAAAAATGACGTTTATAATGAAATAAAGAAACGTTTTCCTGAACTACTTAAACTAAATAAAGATTTTTTTAAGACTCAAATACAAAAAGACAATTTTGCAAAGAAAATGAAAGGACTGTATAAAAGAATTAAACTACAATTAAAAAATATTAATAAAAGTTTAAGTGTAATATTAACGAAAAGATAAATGACTAGTTTATTATGTTAAATAAAATAAAAGAGTTAATTAGAAGAAAAATTTACAGTCGCTATAATATCAGTTTTTCAAAATCGGGAGAAGATATGCAACTAAAACAACTTTTAGGCTCCAATCATAGAGGGATATATGTCGATGTTGGTTGTTGGGATCCAATAAAAGCATCAAACAGTTACTATTTTCATTTAAGAGGATGGAAAGGAATTTGTATTGATCCTAACCCTCAGATGAAAGATTTATTTTTGCAAAAAAGATCATCAGATATATTTGTTAATGTGGCAATTGGTTCTGGGAATGAAGATCTTATTTACTATATGCTCGAAAACCAATATTCTTCAATGAATACTTTGGATTTTGATTTTATAAAAAATAACAACTTAGAAAATAAAGTTGTTAATGAAATTAAGATAACTACAGTAAGTTTGAAAGCGGTACTTGAAAAGCATATCAGTGAAACTGATCAAATTGATTTCTTAGATATTGACGTAGAGGGTTTTGATTTGAATGTGCTTAAATCAAATGATTGGAATAAATTTAGACCAAAAGTTATTCTAATTGAGACGGCATTGGATTTAAAAAATGATTTTGGGAATGAATTGTCACTATACTTATTTGAGCAAAATTACATTCTTGCAGGAAAAACATTAATAAATAAAAGTTTGGGAAATCTATTTTTTATAGATGCACAGAATTAAATAATGAGAATCGGATATAATCCACATAAAGATAAAATACAGGAAAAATCGGGTTTTTTGCATCAAGTGATTGTTCCTGTCTACATTCCAAATCATGAGGGGTATTTTAAAGACAGTTTTGCTATTTTGAAATTGTGTTTGGAGTCTCTTCTTAATACGGTTCACATCCAAACTTTCATTACCGTTGTAAATAACGGAAGTGATAAAATAATTGCTGATTTTCTGGATTCTCTTTTTGCAGAAAACAAAATTCAGGAACTTATTCATACAGAAAATATTGGTAAGCTGAATGCCATACTCAAAGGATTAGCAGGAAACAACATAGAACTGGTCACCATTTCAGATTCGGATGTTTTCTTTTTGCCAAATTGGCAAAAGGAAACCGTAAAAATATTCAATGAAGTTCCCAAAGCTGGTGTAGTTGGCGTTGTTCCTCAATTTAAAATGTATGAAAGCAATTGTGGAAATGTGTTATTTGACAACATATTCAAGTCCAATCTCCAATTTATTCCCGTAAAAAATGAAGAAGCTTTAGTGAGGTTTTATGATAGTATAGGCTGGGACAGAAATTATAATCAGGATTATCTCGAATATACTTTAGGCTTAAAAATTAATGCAGAATTGAATGTTTTAATTGGTTCCGGACATTTTGTAGCGACTTATAAAAAAGATATGTTCGAAAATATTGTTTCCTATATTGGCTATAAAATGGGCGGGAACAGTGAGGGGTATTTAGACACCTTGCCTTTACAAAAAGGTTATTGGAGATTAACTACCTACGATAATTATGCTTATCACATGGGAAATACATTAGAGGACTGGATGAAGCCTACTTTAGGTGAGAAATATCAAAACGATATTTTAGCATATAATTTTGGAAAAAGAAAAAGGGTAAATGGTATCTCGTATTTTATAAAAAATCGATTTTTTATCAAGTTTATTTCAGTAAAGATGCTAGTGAAATTTTTCTTGAAATGGAAAGGACTACCGCAACGGATGATTGCAAAATATTAAAAGACAGGACAAGTGGCCAAAAAATTTTCAATTTTGATTACGACCAAAAACCGTCTGGAAGACTTAGTTTTTACACTTGAAAAAATTCAGTATTTAATTGATAGATCTGATGTTGAATGTGTTGTTTTTGATGATGGCTCTAGTGATGGGACTAAAGATTATATTGCTAAAAACCATCCTCAAATTATTTTGCATTCCAACAAAGTTTCAAAGGGATATTTGTATTGCAGAAATAAAATGTTAAATGAAACAAAAGCTGATTTTGCCATATCTCTTGATGATGATGCCCATTTTGTAACTGAGAAACCATTAGAGATAATTGCTGCTTATTTTGATCAAAACCCTAAGACAGGATTACTTGGATTTAGAATATTTTGGTCAAAAGAAGCTCCAGACAATGTATTTTCAAATGATTTGCCTGTCAGAATGAAAAGTTTTGTGGGCTGTGCACACGTTTGGCGAATGTCGGTCTGGCGAGAAATACCAAATTACCCCGAGTGGTTTGTTTTTTATGGGGAAGAGGATTTTGCTTCTTATCAGTTATTCAAAAAGAATTGGGAAATTCATTATTTACCGGAAGTTTTGGTGAATCACAGAGTTGACATTAAAGCAAGAAAGAAAGTTTCAGATTATAGTCTGCGATTAAGGCGTTCTTTACGATCGGGCTGGTATTTGTATTTTTTGTTTATCCCCATTCGTTTTATTCCCAAACGATTGGCATATTCGATTTGGGTACAGGTAAAATTAAAAGTTATTAAAGGAGATTTTCAGGCTTTAAAAGCTCTTTTATTCGCCATTTCGGATTTGTTTATTGCAATTCCCAAAATAGTTAAAAATGTAAATCGGTTAACGGTTAAAGAATATCGGGACTATCAAGAGTTAGCAGGTGCAAAAATTTACTGGAAACAGGAAGATAAATAATATTACTATGAAAACTATTTGTATTATTCCCGCACGTGGAGGCTCTAAGCGACTGTCTCAAAAAAATATAAGACTACTAGGGAATTTTCCGCTGATTGCCCATAGCATTTTATATGCAAAAGCAAATAGTGATATTATTGACGAAATTTATGTTTCGACTGACGATTCTGAAATAAAAAAAACGGCCTTGCAATTTGGTGCCAAAGTAATTGATAGGCCTACCTCTATTTCGGGAGATTTTGAGCCTACTGTTTCGGCATTAAAACATGTTTTAGAATCAATTGAAAAGGATGTGGAAAATGTCATTTTATTACAGGCTACAAATCCGTTTCGTCCTAAAAATTTGTTGAAAGAAGGATTTGAAATATATCAAAACGGAGAGTTTGACAGTTTGTTTACCGTAACTCGAAACCATCAAAAATTTGGTAAAATAGCAGGAAATAAATTCATACCCTTTAATTATGAAATTGGGCAGCGAAGCCAGGATTTGGAGCCTTTATTTTTCGAAAATGGATTGTTGTACATTACCAAAGTCTCTTTAATTTTGAAAGACATTATTATTTCGGAAGATGCTTTTCCATTCGAAGTAAATCATATTTTTGCTCAAGTTGATATAGATACTTTGGAAGATTTGGATTATGCAAAATATCTTTTTCAAAAAAAATAAAATATACTCTATGAATCCATATATAGAAATTGGTGGCCGCAAAATAGGCCCTGATTATCCGCCTTTAGTAATTGCAGAAATCGGAATTAACCATGAAGGTTCGCTACAGGTTGCAAAAGAAATGGTCGATGCGGCTTACAGAGCCGGTGTTGAGGTTGTAAAACACCAAACGCATATCGTTGAAGACGAAATGAGCGAAGCAGCCAAAAAAGTCATTCCGGGTAATGCAGATGTTTCGATATACGAAATTATGGAACGCTGTTCGTTGAATGAGGCCGATGAATTGGAACTTAAAAAATATGTGGAAAGCAAAGGAATGATCTTTATTTCGACACCCTTTTCACGAGCAGCAGCCGAACGTTTGAAAAAGTTCGATATTCCTGCCTACAAAATTGGTTCAGGTGAGTGTAACAATTATCCTTTGTTGGAGCATATCGCTTCATTTGGCAAACCGGTTATCTTAAGCACCGGAATGAACACAATTGAAAGTGTCCGGAAGGCGGTTGCTGTTTTTGATAAACACAAAGTTCCGGTTGCTTTATTACACACCACAAACTTATACCCAACCCCAATTCATTTGGTACGTTATGGTGCTATGACCGAGTTGCACCATGCATTTCCAGATAAAGTATTCGGATTAAGCGATCATACACTGAATAACAACGCCTGTTTGGGTGCGGTAGCTTTGGGTGCTAGTATTTTGGAACGCCATTTTACGGATCATATGCAACGTACAGGGCCTGATATTGTTTGCAGTATGGATGAAAAAGCGTGTGAGGAGTTAATAATTTCTTCGGCAGAAATAGCACAAATGCGAGGTGGGACAAAAAAGCCAGCTTTGGAAGAGCAGGTAACAATTGATTTTGCTTTTGCAACGGTTTGTGCTATTGCGCCAATTAAGAAGGGGGGAATTTTAACTAAAGAAAATATTTGGGTTAAACGTCCCGGAACAGGTAAGATTCTTGCTGAGCACTTTAATGAATTACTTGGTAAAACTGCTTTGAGAGATATTGATAATGATGAGCAGTTGAGTTGGGAGGATGTGGATTAAAAACACACCCTCAGCCCCTCTGCAGAGGGGAGTTAGGAGTGCAAATAACAGGGATTTGTGAAATTGGAAACATATTTAAAACCTAAATTTGAATGTTAGCAGTAGCTTATTCCCTCTTGAGAGGGGTTAGGGGTGTGTAATACTAAAAATAAAAATGAAAAAAATCCTATTCCTTACAGGAACCCGTGCCGATTTTGGTAAAATAAAATCATTGATTTCAATTTTGGAAAAACAGCCTGAATTTGAAGTTTTTGTTTTTGTCACAGGTATGCATCTACAGGAAGTTTATGGTTATACTTTAATCGAAATTGAACGCTGTAATTTTAAAAACGTTTTTACTTTCGAAAATCACACTCATGAAACCACAATGGATTTAACACTCGCGAAAACCATTGAAGGGCTTTCCACTTATGTGAAAAATGTGGAACCAGATTTAATTATCGTGCATGGTGATAGGGTTGAAACTTTGGCAGGAGCCATTGTGGGATCCCTGAACAATATTTTGGTTGCACACATTGAAGGAGGGGAGATATCGGGAACGGTCGATGAATTGATTCGCCACAGCGTAAGCAAACTGAGCCATATCCATTTTGTTTCCAATGCGGAAGCGGCAAATCGACTGAAACAGATGGGAGAGATAAAAGAATCTGTTTTTATCATAGGATCTCCTGATATTGATATCATGTTTTCGGATCAGTTGCCGAATCTGCAAACTGTCAAAGAATATTATAATATTGACTTTGAAAAGTTTGCAACTGTCATGTTTCATCCTGTAACTACAGAAGTTAATGAAATGCAAAAATATGCAGAAGCTTTTGTTGATTCCTTATTACAAGATAATCATAATTACATAGTGATTTTTCCGAATAATGATCTAGGGAGCCAGTTTATTATTGATGCTTACCAAAAATTAAAAGAAAATTTAAGGTTTAGAATTTTTCCTTCACTGCGTTTTGAATACTTTTTGACGCTTTTAAAAAATAGTCAGTTTATAATTGGTAACAGCAGTGCCGGTATCAGAGAGGCTCCTTATTATGGGATACCAATTATTAATATAGGAACCCGTCAGCAAAACAGAGCAGTTCATGCTGATATTGTTAATACAGATTATTCTCAAAAGAAAATAAGAGAAGCACTTTTACTGATTGATTCGCATAAAGTTCAAATTTCAAACAATGATTTTGGAGAAGGAAATAGTGCCGAGTTATTTTTACAAAGTCTTATGAAAAAAGACATTTGGGAACTTAATCATCAAAAACAGTTTAGAGATTTTTAATATGCTTACTGTAAGTAATTATCATTATATTCGTCAAGAATATAATGATCCATATCCAAGTATTTTTGGAATGACTCCAAATGGTTTTAGAAAACAATTATTGTTACTAAAAAAGCAAGGAGATTTTATTTCACCTATTAATCTTGCCGCTAATGTAAAAGAAGCATTGGAGTCAAAAGATAATAGGATACTTATAACTTTTGATGATGGATTGAAAGAACAATTTGATTTTGCTTTGCCTATTTTAGATGAGCTTAATATACCGGCTATTTTTTTTGTGAATTCAAGTAATTTTGAAGATAAAAAAGTTAGTACGGTTCATAAAATTCATCTTCTTAGATCCATTATATCTTCTTCAGAATTTTTGAAAAAAATATCCAATGTTTCTTTTTCTGATTTTGAAAAAATAAAGGCAAGGAATATTTATATATATGATGATAATGAGAGTGCTATTTTGAAATATATTTTAAATTTTAAATTAGATTTCAATGAACAGGAAAAAGTCGTAAATAATTTATTTGACAATTATTTTGATGAAAAAACCGTTTTAGATTCGCTATACATGAGCGAAAAAAACCTGAAAGATTTGGCAAAAAATGGCTTTTTGGGAGGCCATTCACATAATCATTATCCATTAGGTTTATTGGAGAAAAATATTATTAAATTTGAACTGGAGAATTCAAAAAGATACTTGGAAAAATTGACCGATTCAAAAATCGACATGGTTTCCTATCCTTATGGAACTCCTGAAACATCTAACGGAAAAGTTGCTGAATTAGCAGAAAAGGCAGGATATAAAATAGGTTTTACAACGACAAGAGGTATTAATACTGTAGCTGAAAATCATTTATTATTAAAGAGATTTGATTGTAATGATTTGGCTGGAGGAAAAAAATATAACGAAAAAAAATGATTACAAGAGAAGCTACTATAAAAGATTGGGAAATTTTAGAATCTTTTTTTAGAATAATTTATAGGGAAAATCATCCGCTTCATTCTAAAGAATTTTGGGAATGGCAGTTTGGAGATTTTAAGTATGGACGTTCTTTTATTTGTTTAAGCGATAATGGAGAAGTAGTTGGCCATGTAGGTGCAAATTTTGGAGGAGGATTAGCATGGATTATCAATGTCTATCTTAATGAGGAATGTAGAGGCAAAGGGATTTTAGGGAGATTGTATGAGTTAGCACGCAATTATTATCCATTAGCCGCTACAGCTGCAAACGAGGCAGGTTTGGGACTTTATAAAAATATGAGATGGATTCGATATTATGATTTAGTTCGTTATGTGAAAATTAACCCTAATATTTCAGATAAAAGTTTTACTGCTATTTGCAATGCCATTAATGTTGATATAAATCATTTGATAAAAAAAGATACGCATTATTTTTGCCAACCTTCTATAAAAGGTATTGTATTAAATGATGGCTCAAGAGCAATAAGTCAGGAAAATGTTGGGGGCTTGAGAATTGTGGAT belongs to Flavobacterium aquiphilum and includes:
- a CDS encoding glycosyltransferase family 2 protein, whose protein sequence is MAKKFSILITTKNRLEDLVFTLEKIQYLIDRSDVECVVFDDGSSDGTKDYIAKNHPQIILHSNKVSKGYLYCRNKMLNETKADFAISLDDDAHFVTEKPLEIIAAYFDQNPKTGLLGFRIFWSKEAPDNVFSNDLPVRMKSFVGCAHVWRMSVWREIPNYPEWFVFYGEEDFASYQLFKKNWEIHYLPEVLVNHRVDIKARKKVSDYSLRLRRSLRSGWYLYFLFIPIRFIPKRLAYSIWVQVKLKVIKGDFQALKALLFAISDLFIAIPKIVKNVNRLTVKEYRDYQELAGAKIYWKQEDK
- a CDS encoding cytidylyltransferase domain-containing protein; its protein translation is MKTICIIPARGGSKRLSQKNIRLLGNFPLIAHSILYAKANSDIIDEIYVSTDDSEIKKTALQFGAKVIDRPTSISGDFEPTVSALKHVLESIEKDVENVILLQATNPFRPKNLLKEGFEIYQNGEFDSLFTVTRNHQKFGKIAGNKFIPFNYEIGQRSQDLEPLFFENGLLYITKVSLILKDIIISEDAFPFEVNHIFAQVDIDTLEDLDYAKYLFQKK
- a CDS encoding glycosyltransferase family A protein; its protein translation is MRIGYNPHKDKIQEKSGFLHQVIVPVYIPNHEGYFKDSFAILKLCLESLLNTVHIQTFITVVNNGSDKIIADFLDSLFAENKIQELIHTENIGKLNAILKGLAGNNIELVTISDSDVFFLPNWQKETVKIFNEVPKAGVVGVVPQFKMYESNCGNVLFDNIFKSNLQFIPVKNEEALVRFYDSIGWDRNYNQDYLEYTLGLKINAELNVLIGSGHFVATYKKDMFENIVSYIGYKMGGNSEGYLDTLPLQKGYWRLTTYDNYAYHMGNTLEDWMKPTLGEKYQNDILAYNFGKRKRVNGISYFIKNRFFIKFISVKMLVKFFLKWKGLPQRMIAKY
- the neuB gene encoding N-acetylneuraminate synthase, translated to MNPYIEIGGRKIGPDYPPLVIAEIGINHEGSLQVAKEMVDAAYRAGVEVVKHQTHIVEDEMSEAAKKVIPGNADVSIYEIMERCSLNEADELELKKYVESKGMIFISTPFSRAAAERLKKFDIPAYKIGSGECNNYPLLEHIASFGKPVILSTGMNTIESVRKAVAVFDKHKVPVALLHTTNLYPTPIHLVRYGAMTELHHAFPDKVFGLSDHTLNNNACLGAVALGASILERHFTDHMQRTGPDIVCSMDEKACEELIISSAEIAQMRGGTKKPALEEQVTIDFAFATVCAIAPIKKGGILTKENIWVKRPGTGKILAEHFNELLGKTALRDIDNDEQLSWEDVD
- the neuC gene encoding UDP-N-acetylglucosamine 2-epimerase; translated protein: MKKILFLTGTRADFGKIKSLISILEKQPEFEVFVFVTGMHLQEVYGYTLIEIERCNFKNVFTFENHTHETTMDLTLAKTIEGLSTYVKNVEPDLIIVHGDRVETLAGAIVGSLNNILVAHIEGGEISGTVDELIRHSVSKLSHIHFVSNAEAANRLKQMGEIKESVFIIGSPDIDIMFSDQLPNLQTVKEYYNIDFEKFATVMFHPVTTEVNEMQKYAEAFVDSLLQDNHNYIVIFPNNDLGSQFIIDAYQKLKENLRFRIFPSLRFEYFLTLLKNSQFIIGNSSAGIREAPYYGIPIINIGTRQQNRAVHADIVNTDYSQKKIREALLLIDSHKVQISNNDFGEGNSAELFLQSLMKKDIWELNHQKQFRDF
- a CDS encoding glycosyltransferase family 2 protein → MPDKLISIIIPVYNRALLIGETLNSVLEQSYSNWECLIIDDGSKDNTNEVVKTYVEKDKRFHYYKRPDTYNIGGNGARNYGLEVSKGLFVQFLDSDDLLAKNKLESQMTVLLKQQSDYYLISCKWEYFKDKNTVIQFNKKEDYKIFESPKNYFDLIGKIGGFFPPHCFLIPKKLIEKSGFWNEDLLKSQDAEFFFRVISNSRKILFDENTYVLYRQSLHQNVSMLNSLNKAKSLINCWKIIEALYIAKFPDDEENLYVNKKKNDVYNEIKKRFPELLKLNKDFFKTQIQKDNFAKKMKGLYKRIKLQLKNINKSLSVILTKR
- a CDS encoding polysaccharide deacetylase family protein; translated protein: MLTVSNYHYIRQEYNDPYPSIFGMTPNGFRKQLLLLKKQGDFISPINLAANVKEALESKDNRILITFDDGLKEQFDFALPILDELNIPAIFFVNSSNFEDKKVSTVHKIHLLRSIISSSEFLKKISNVSFSDFEKIKARNIYIYDDNESAILKYILNFKLDFNEQEKVVNNLFDNYFDEKTVLDSLYMSEKNLKDLAKNGFLGGHSHNHYPLGLLEKNIIKFELENSKRYLEKLTDSKIDMVSYPYGTPETSNGKVAELAEKAGYKIGFTTTRGINTVAENHLLLKRFDCNDLAGGKKYNEKK
- a CDS encoding FkbM family methyltransferase, whose amino-acid sequence is MLNKIKELIRRKIYSRYNISFSKSGEDMQLKQLLGSNHRGIYVDVGCWDPIKASNSYYFHLRGWKGICIDPNPQMKDLFLQKRSSDIFVNVAIGSGNEDLIYYMLENQYSSMNTLDFDFIKNNNLENKVVNEIKITTVSLKAVLEKHISETDQIDFLDIDVEGFDLNVLKSNDWNKFRPKVILIETALDLKNDFGNELSLYLFEQNYILAGKTLINKSLGNLFFIDAQN
- a CDS encoding GNAT family N-acetyltransferase, which translates into the protein MITREATIKDWEILESFFRIIYRENHPLHSKEFWEWQFGDFKYGRSFICLSDNGEVVGHVGANFGGGLAWIINVYLNEECRGKGILGRLYELARNYYPLAATAANEAGLGLYKNMRWIRYYDLVRYVKINPNISDKSFTAICNAINVDINHLIKKDTHYFCQPSIKGIVLNDGSRAISQENVGGLRIVDIENLQQLEKEAWQLGYSWIDYITSWNDLKTKDLEKNGWILDHKSIVPWRLNPIEKNYFCDITFLSEDYLDREFVVHRSYSDHGRIGSLSI